From a region of the Terriglobia bacterium genome:
- a CDS encoding Rieske 2Fe-2S domain-containing protein, whose protein sequence is MADTETKTPPAPAAPATKYVGTPAVGTSKAAAAGGIAAVGPRNTEVDQRRRTLIWSAIVAFLAAWLIAFFRFFLPRTLFEPNTVFKIGYPADYGLGVDTKWQQAYRIWVDRTPDRMFIIYARCTHLGCTPDWKSAENKFKCPCHGSGYDSEGINFEGPAPRPMDRAHIELDPTGQIVVDTSKLYQWPKGQPSKFNDPGAYIPV, encoded by the coding sequence ATGGCTGATACCGAAACCAAGACACCGCCGGCACCAGCGGCGCCTGCCACCAAGTACGTGGGCACTCCCGCGGTCGGCACCTCCAAGGCCGCTGCCGCCGGGGGCATCGCCGCCGTCGGGCCGCGCAACACCGAGGTGGACCAGCGGCGCCGCACCCTCATCTGGAGCGCCATCGTCGCCTTCCTCGCCGCCTGGCTGATCGCCTTCTTCCGCTTCTTCCTTCCCCGCACTCTTTTCGAACCCAACACCGTCTTCAAGATCGGCTACCCGGCGGACTACGGGCTGGGCGTGGATACGAAATGGCAGCAGGCGTATCGCATCTGGGTGGACCGCACGCCCGACCGCATGTTCATCATCTATGCGCGCTGCACCCACCTGGGCTGCACCCCCGACTGGAAGTCGGCGGAGAACAAATTCAAGTGCCCGTGCCACGGCTCGGGCTACGACAGCGAAGGGATCAACTTCGAGGGCCCGGCCCCGCGTCCCATGGACCGCGCCCACATCGAACTCGATCCCACCGGGCAGATCGTCGTGGATACCAGCAAGCTGTACCAGTGGCCCAAGGGGCAGCCCAGCAAGTTCAACGATCCCGGAGCGTACATCCCGGTCTAG
- the hemH gene encoding ferrochelatase, with product MPGKRLGVVLFQLGGPDTLEAIEPFLYNLFCDPDIIDFPFARLGRRPLAKLISVARARKVQHHYSVIGGGSPIRRHTERQAQALESSLRQAGVDARCFVAMRYWHPFTAEAVAQVKAAGCDELVLLPLYPQYSSTTTGSSLNEWARRWQGDVPACVVREFYRSKMYLAALAEKVEAALSRFGKRDGVHLVFSAHSLPLSVIEKGDPYQRQIEETVALVLEQGGWANPHRLCYQSKVGASKWLQPSLRSTLRDLAAAGAKDVCMVPVSFVSDHVETLGEIDHEARELAATLGIRRFEMTEGLNDSPRFIAALAELVMSAVPGTVRHESPSLCGLEISDAMLAAD from the coding sequence ATGCCAGGCAAGCGACTCGGGGTCGTCCTCTTCCAACTCGGAGGTCCGGATACGCTCGAAGCCATCGAGCCGTTCCTCTATAACCTCTTCTGCGATCCGGACATCATCGACTTCCCTTTCGCGCGGCTGGGACGACGTCCGCTGGCCAAGCTGATCTCGGTGGCGCGCGCCAGGAAGGTGCAGCACCACTATTCCGTGATCGGCGGAGGCTCGCCCATACGGCGGCACACCGAGCGGCAGGCGCAAGCGCTGGAGTCCAGCCTGCGCCAGGCCGGGGTGGACGCGCGGTGCTTTGTCGCCATGCGCTACTGGCATCCTTTCACCGCCGAGGCCGTGGCCCAGGTCAAGGCCGCCGGATGCGACGAACTGGTCCTGCTTCCCCTCTATCCGCAATATTCCTCCACCACCACGGGCAGCAGCCTGAACGAGTGGGCGCGCCGCTGGCAGGGCGACGTCCCGGCTTGCGTGGTGCGGGAGTTCTATCGTAGTAAGATGTATTTGGCGGCGCTGGCGGAGAAGGTCGAGGCCGCCCTGTCCCGCTTCGGGAAGCGGGACGGCGTGCATCTCGTCTTCAGCGCCCACAGCCTGCCGCTCTCTGTTATAGAGAAGGGCGATCCGTATCAGCGGCAGATCGAGGAGACGGTGGCCCTGGTCTTGGAGCAGGGCGGATGGGCAAACCCCCACCGGCTCTGCTATCAGAGCAAGGTCGGGGCCAGCAAATGGCTGCAACCGTCGCTGCGCAGCACGCTGCGCGATCTGGCCGCCGCCGGAGCGAAGGACGTCTGCATGGTGCCGGTCTCGTTCGTCTCCGACCACGTGGAGACCCTGGGCGAGATCGACCACGAGGCGCGCGAGCTGGCCGCCACGCTCGGCATCCGGCGCTTCGAGATGACCGAGGGCTTGAACGACTCGCCGCGCTTCATCGCGGCCCTGGCCGAGCTGGTGATGTCCGCGGTCCCGGGTACGGTGCGCCACGAATCTCCGTCGCTGTGCGGGCTGGAGATCAGTGACGCTATGCTGGCGGCGGATTAG
- a CDS encoding IS110 family transposase, whose translation MKIRSIGIDLGKTTFHLVALGERGKAIIKKKFSRQQLLSFTANLEPSLIGLEACSGSHFLGRALSLQGHDVRLIPAQFVKPFVKSNKNDYLDAEAIAEAVERQNMRFVPIKTDDQLDLQALHRVRERLVSRRTAVINQIRAFLLERGLTFCKGPATLRRQMPEILENGDQHLSPRMRGLLASLWQEWKQLEEQIGSLSGEIESICASDPACQRLRQIPGVGPLVATAVVAAIGNGAAFGKGREFAAWLGLVPRQYSTGGKPKLLGISKRGNPYLRKMFIHGARAAVLRLKREESPIGRWMNGLEARAPRNVLIVAMANKLARITWAVLSSGEPYRAATVAA comes from the coding sequence ATGAAGATTCGTTCCATCGGCATCGACCTGGGCAAGACAACCTTCCATCTGGTGGCGCTTGGCGAACGAGGCAAAGCGATCATCAAGAAGAAGTTCTCCCGCCAGCAGCTTCTGAGTTTCACCGCGAACCTCGAACCATCCCTGATCGGGCTGGAAGCCTGCTCGGGATCGCATTTCCTGGGCCGGGCGCTTTCCCTGCAAGGCCACGACGTGCGCCTGATCCCAGCACAGTTCGTAAAACCCTTCGTAAAGTCGAACAAGAACGACTACCTGGATGCCGAGGCGATCGCGGAAGCGGTCGAGCGCCAGAACATGCGCTTCGTGCCCATCAAGACCGACGATCAGCTCGACCTGCAGGCCCTGCACCGAGTCCGGGAGCGATTGGTCTCGCGCCGCACCGCGGTCATCAACCAGATTCGTGCCTTCCTGCTGGAGCGCGGCCTCACCTTCTGCAAAGGGCCGGCCACCCTGCGGCGGCAGATGCCCGAGATCCTGGAGAACGGCGACCAGCATCTGTCCCCTCGGATGCGCGGCCTGCTGGCCTCGCTGTGGCAGGAGTGGAAGCAACTGGAAGAACAGATCGGCTCTCTCAGCGGCGAGATCGAGAGCATCTGCGCCAGCGATCCAGCCTGCCAGCGGCTGCGGCAGATCCCCGGCGTCGGACCGCTGGTGGCGACCGCCGTGGTCGCCGCCATCGGCAACGGTGCAGCCTTCGGCAAGGGACGCGAGTTTGCCGCCTGGCTCGGTCTGGTGCCGAGACAGTACTCGACCGGCGGCAAGCCCAAACTGCTGGGCATCAGCAAGCGAGGAAACCCGTACCTGCGCAAGATGTTCATCCACGGCGCACGGGCAGCAGTTCTCCGCCTAAAGCGGGAGGAATCTCCGATCGGCAGGTGGATGAACGGACTGGAGGCACGAGCGCCGCGCAACGTCCTGATCGTCGCCATGGCCAACAAATTGGCGCGGATCACCTGGGCCGTGCTGTCCAGCGGCGAACCGTACCGAGCCGCTACCGTGGCGGCCTAA
- a CDS encoding DinB family protein has product MKSRAVVALAVVVALSLFAADAAAVPANAAGEYAKHFGALSKLSVEVAQAMPPEQYAFRPHPDSMDFGRLMSHIATTNYQFCAGLKDSDPPALPSPTEKDAVVKFLSDSFDYCSAVIPNLTEEQLSTAHNSPDGRLLGREILLAMYIHVAHHRGQAEIYLRDKGIKPPSYRI; this is encoded by the coding sequence ATGAAATCTCGCGCCGTTGTCGCGCTCGCTGTTGTGGTTGCGCTTTCGCTCTTTGCGGCGGATGCCGCCGCGGTCCCGGCCAATGCCGCCGGGGAATATGCCAAGCACTTTGGCGCTCTCAGTAAACTGTCGGTCGAGGTGGCGCAGGCCATGCCGCCGGAGCAGTACGCGTTCCGCCCTCACCCCGACTCGATGGACTTTGGCCGATTGATGTCGCACATCGCGACCACCAACTACCAGTTTTGCGCTGGTCTGAAGGATTCCGACCCCCCGGCATTGCCGTCCCCCACCGAGAAGGACGCTGTCGTCAAATTCCTAAGCGATTCCTTCGACTATTGCTCTGCCGTGATACCCAACCTCACCGAGGAGCAGCTCAGCACGGCGCACAACTCTCCCGATGGGCGGCTCCTGGGGCGAGAAATCCTGCTCGCCATGTACATTCACGTGGCGCATCATCGCGGCCAGGCTGAGATCTATCTCCGGGACAAAGGCATCAAGCCGCCCTCCTACAGGATCTAA
- a CDS encoding 1-acyl-sn-glycerol-3-phosphate acyltransferase — MNHLFRRLSRSFWIVAIATLALAHFAWMRLRRQLTLAERARWLQKYNRRLLPHLGVRFEIEGVIPPTGLIASNHLSYLDILVYSAAMGCSFVSKAEVRSWPLFGPFARLTGTVFVWRHSATDSVRAYGELTRCLKTGHPVMLFPEGTTTDGTGVLPFRSTMFQAAIDAGVPVTPATIGYTMAEGSVANDICFWGEMEPLPHAWNLFSKDGIECRVRFGGPLAMEGDRKRIAKLAYQWVQRAATVAAVAES; from the coding sequence ATGAACCATCTGTTTCGCCGCCTGAGCCGGAGCTTCTGGATCGTAGCCATCGCCACCCTGGCGCTGGCGCATTTCGCCTGGATGCGGCTGCGGCGGCAGCTCACGCTGGCCGAGCGCGCGCGCTGGTTGCAGAAATACAACCGGCGCCTGCTGCCGCACCTTGGGGTGCGCTTCGAGATCGAGGGAGTGATTCCGCCGACCGGACTGATCGCCTCCAACCACCTCAGCTACCTCGACATCCTGGTGTACAGCGCGGCCATGGGGTGCAGCTTTGTGTCCAAGGCGGAGGTCAGGTCGTGGCCGCTGTTCGGGCCGTTCGCGCGGCTGACCGGCACGGTGTTCGTATGGCGGCATTCGGCGACCGATTCGGTGCGCGCCTACGGTGAGTTGACCAGGTGCCTGAAGACGGGACATCCGGTCATGTTGTTTCCCGAGGGAACGACAACCGATGGGACCGGGGTCCTGCCGTTCCGTTCGACCATGTTTCAGGCGGCGATCGACGCTGGCGTCCCGGTCACGCCGGCCACGATCGGCTACACCATGGCGGAAGGCAGCGTGGCCAACGACATCTGCTTCTGGGGCGAGATGGAGCCGCTGCCCCACGCCTGGAACCTGTTCTCCAAGGACGGGATCGAGTGCCGCGTGCGCTTCGGCGGACCGCTGGCAATGGAAGGCGATCGGAAACGCATCGCCAAGCTGGCGTACCAGTGGGTGCAGAGAGCCGCCACGGTAGCCGCTGTGGCGGAATCGTAG
- a CDS encoding c-type cytochrome, which translates to MSRKFALILIVMAAAIPIVAQQAAKPTVKKVPATYTSPASGQEMYVSYCASCHGKDGKGQGPAAPAMKTVPTDLTMLAKKNKGTFPSEHFAAILTGKTTVTAHGSQDMPVWGPIFWKLSQSHPAEVQQRIYNLHKYVESLQQK; encoded by the coding sequence ATGTCTCGCAAGTTTGCTCTGATCTTGATCGTCATGGCGGCGGCGATACCCATCGTCGCGCAGCAGGCAGCCAAGCCCACGGTAAAGAAGGTCCCGGCAACCTACACCTCTCCGGCGTCGGGGCAGGAAATGTACGTGAGCTATTGTGCCTCGTGCCACGGAAAGGACGGCAAGGGGCAGGGACCGGCGGCGCCGGCGATGAAGACCGTCCCCACCGACTTGACCATGCTGGCCAAGAAGAACAAGGGCACATTCCCCTCGGAGCACTTTGCAGCGATTCTGACCGGAAAGACGACGGTGACTGCGCACGGATCGCAAGACATGCCGGTCTGGGGGCCCATCTTCTGGAAGCTGAGCCAGAGCCACCCGGCCGAGGTGCAGCAGCGCATCTACAACTTGCACAAGTACGTCGAGTCGCTACAGCAGAAGTAG
- a CDS encoding STAS domain-containing protein — protein sequence MRLQISTRILGDVTVVDCNGEIVYGEEAPLLRQKVKELLQEGRHVVLNLSEVRAIDSNGVGALVSLMTSARAPGGDLKLAALGQRMKDVLKVTKLTALFAICDTVEEAVERFRLETTPIAVSELGR from the coding sequence ATGAGGCTTCAGATCAGCACGCGGATTCTCGGCGACGTGACCGTCGTCGATTGCAATGGGGAGATCGTGTACGGCGAAGAGGCGCCGTTGCTGCGCCAAAAGGTCAAGGAGCTGCTGCAGGAAGGCCGCCACGTCGTACTCAACCTGAGCGAGGTCCGAGCCATCGACAGCAATGGGGTCGGCGCGCTGGTCAGCCTGATGACGTCGGCGCGAGCGCCGGGCGGCGACCTGAAACTGGCCGCGCTCGGGCAGCGCATGAAAGACGTCCTCAAGGTGACCAAGCTGACCGCTCTGTTCGCCATCTGCGACACGGTGGAAGAGGCTGTGGAGAGATTCCGCCTGGAGACCACGCCGATCGCGGTGAGCGAGCTCGGGCGCTGA
- a CDS encoding NAD-dependent isocitrate dehydrogenase, whose amino-acid sequence MAHRITLIPGDGIGPEVTNATRRILEASGVRIDWESYHAGAEAFERYKEYIPKELIDSIERTHLALKGPVTTPIGGGFPSINVSLRKRFDLYCNFRPILNLPGLPTRYPGVDLIIVRENTEGLYSGIEHEVVPGVVESLKIITEKACTRISRWAFEYARREKRKKIYVIHKANIMKLSDGLFLRCSRNIAKEYPEITYGEHIVDNTCMQLVMHPYQYDVLLLENLYGDIISDLCAAFVGGLGLVPGANLGDACAIFEAVHGSAPDIAGKDLANPTAVLQSSILMLRHIGERAAADRVYDALCRVYRAKEHLTRDVGGQASTSEFADAVIAALETPVAAEGKAN is encoded by the coding sequence ATGGCCCACCGGATCACACTCATTCCCGGCGACGGCATCGGCCCGGAGGTCACCAACGCTACCCGCCGCATCCTCGAGGCTTCCGGCGTCCGCATCGATTGGGAGTCTTATCACGCCGGCGCTGAAGCCTTCGAACGCTACAAGGAATACATCCCCAAGGAACTAATCGACTCCATCGAGCGCACCCATTTGGCGCTGAAGGGGCCGGTCACCACCCCCATCGGCGGCGGTTTTCCGTCCATCAACGTCTCGCTGCGCAAGCGCTTCGACCTGTATTGCAATTTTCGCCCCATCTTGAACCTTCCCGGCCTGCCCACTCGCTATCCCGGCGTGGACCTCATCATCGTGCGTGAGAATACCGAGGGCCTGTACTCCGGCATCGAGCACGAGGTCGTCCCCGGCGTCGTGGAATCGTTGAAGATCATCACCGAGAAGGCGTGCACCCGGATCTCGCGCTGGGCCTTCGAGTACGCCCGCCGCGAGAAACGCAAGAAGATCTACGTCATCCACAAGGCCAATATCATGAAGCTCTCGGATGGCCTGTTCCTGCGCTGCTCGCGCAACATCGCCAAGGAGTATCCCGAGATCACCTACGGCGAGCACATCGTGGACAACACCTGCATGCAGCTCGTCATGCACCCCTACCAGTACGATGTGCTGCTGCTGGAGAATCTCTACGGCGACATCATCAGCGACCTGTGCGCGGCGTTTGTGGGAGGGCTGGGGCTGGTGCCGGGCGCAAACCTTGGGGACGCCTGCGCCATCTTCGAAGCCGTGCACGGCTCCGCTCCCGATATCGCGGGAAAGGATCTGGCCAACCCCACTGCGGTCCTGCAGTCTTCGATCCTGATGCTGCGCCACATCGGGGAGCGCGCGGCGGCGGACCGCGTTTACGACGCCCTCTGCCGGGTTTACCGCGCCAAGGAGCACCTGACCCGCGATGTCGGCGGCCAGGCCTCGACCAGCGAATTCGCCGACGCCGTCATCGCTGCCCTGGAAACCCCCGTCGCGGCTGAGGGCAAAGCGAACTGA
- the nrdR gene encoding transcriptional regulator NrdR, whose protein sequence is MKCPFCGFVNDKVVDSREGKEGDSIRRRRECLKCGKRFTTYERIDEIPYMVVKKDGRREKFDRQKVLNGLLRACEKRPVSMGKLEQIVNEAEAFVIDSPERERKTSEIGSLIMERLKKYDKVAYVRFASVYLDFKDVKEFMHELKDLLSVKEQTTARARKTSG, encoded by the coding sequence ATGAAATGTCCCTTTTGCGGCTTCGTCAACGACAAGGTGGTGGATTCGCGCGAAGGCAAGGAGGGCGACTCCATCCGCCGCCGCCGCGAGTGCCTCAAGTGCGGCAAGCGCTTCACCACCTATGAGCGCATCGACGAGATCCCCTACATGGTGGTCAAGAAGGACGGCCGTCGCGAGAAGTTTGACCGCCAGAAGGTGCTCAACGGTCTGCTCCGCGCCTGCGAAAAGCGCCCCGTCTCCATGGGCAAGCTCGAGCAGATCGTCAACGAGGCCGAGGCCTTCGTCATCGACTCCCCCGAGCGCGAGCGCAAGACCAGCGAGATCGGCTCCCTCATCATGGAGCGCCTCAAAAAATACGATAAGGTGGCCTACGTCCGCTTCGCCAGCGTCTATCTCGACTTCAAGGATGTGAAGGAATTCATGCACGAGCTCAAGGACCTGCTCAGCGTCAAGGAGCAGACCACCGCTCGAGCACGCAAGACCAGCGGGTAG